From the genome of Deltaproteobacteria bacterium, one region includes:
- a CDS encoding 30S ribosomal protein S20, with the protein MATHRSAKKRHTQSLKKRARNNQIRKTVRGAVRKLREAAGAGAETKQELLQSAERLLRKASSKGVVHKRTVSRTVSRLAKLAQR; encoded by the coding sequence ATGGCTACCCATCGCTCGGCCAAGAAACGGCACACCCAGTCGCTGAAGAAGCGCGCCCGGAACAATCAGATCCGCAAGACCGTGCGCGGCGCCGTCCGCAAGCTGCGCGAAGCCGCGGGCGCTGGAGCCGAGACGAAGCAGGAGCTGCTGCAGAGCGCTGAACGGCTGCTGCGAAAGGCGTCGAGCAAGGGCGTCGTGCACAAGCGAACCGTCTCGCGAACCGTCTCGCGGCTCGCGAAGCTCGCCCAGCGCTAG